The following proteins are co-located in the Bradyrhizobium sp. AZCC 2176 genome:
- a CDS encoding VOC family protein, whose product MKLEVVVIPVSDVDRAKRFYGGLGWRLDIDYATGDDYRVIQFTPPGSGCSIIFGTNVTTEAAGSATGLHLIVSDIEATRRDLLRRGVPISELFHDAGGIFHHAVSKDLRGGPNPERKSYASYASFSDPDGNAWVFQEVTARLTGHIAPGDTSFTPELTNVVRGASALKPGIETTEGLSDLPGAAALLQPKIAGETYVQ is encoded by the coding sequence ATGAAACTCGAAGTCGTCGTGATCCCGGTCTCCGACGTCGATCGCGCCAAGCGATTCTACGGCGGCCTTGGTTGGAGGCTCGATATCGATTATGCGACGGGTGACGACTATCGGGTGATTCAGTTCACGCCGCCCGGATCCGGCTGCTCGATCATCTTCGGCACCAACGTCACCACGGAGGCGGCGGGCTCGGCGACGGGCCTGCATCTGATCGTGTCCGACATCGAGGCCACCCGTCGCGACCTGCTCCGCCGAGGCGTCCCGATCAGCGAACTATTCCATGACGCCGGCGGTATATTCCATCATGCCGTTTCGAAAGACCTGCGCGGCGGCCCAAACCCGGAGCGGAAGAGCTACGCTTCCTACGCCTCGTTCAGCGATCCCGACGGCAATGCCTGGGTATTCCAGGAGGTCACCGCACGACTGACCGGACACATCGCACCAGGCGATACAAGCTTTACCCCGGAACTGACGAATGTGGTCCGGGGGGCGTCCGCCCTCAAACCCGGCATCGAAACCACGGAAGGCTTGAGCGACCTGCCCGGCGCCGCCGCTTTGCTTCAGCCCAAAATCGCAGGAGAAACCTATGTCCAATGA
- a CDS encoding redoxin domain-containing protein, translating to MRSDMIQGAVFPDYELSDHTGKHRKLSELQEQDPMVVVLGRGGFCPKDRRQAEGLLELHREMEVGYCRLVTITTDNIIQTNEYRSGVGAHWTFLSDSRRIVQKDLDIAEYTDPVHDPMIPHVVVLEPGLVIHKIYKGYWFFGRPTVEELRQDLRAVTRKCRPDWDITTAELKAAWQQGRKERFYPYGKTYAQTLRDERRGG from the coding sequence ATGCGATCCGACATGATCCAAGGCGCTGTCTTTCCCGACTACGAGCTCAGCGACCACACCGGAAAGCATCGCAAGCTCTCCGAACTGCAGGAGCAGGATCCGATGGTGGTCGTGCTTGGTCGCGGCGGCTTCTGTCCCAAGGACCGCCGTCAGGCCGAAGGTTTGCTCGAACTCCATCGCGAGATGGAGGTCGGCTATTGCCGGCTGGTCACGATCACGACCGACAACATCATCCAGACGAACGAATACCGGAGCGGCGTGGGCGCGCACTGGACCTTTCTCTCCGACTCCCGGCGCATCGTTCAGAAGGATCTCGACATCGCCGAATACACCGATCCCGTTCACGACCCGATGATCCCGCATGTGGTCGTGCTAGAACCCGGCCTCGTCATTCACAAGATCTACAAAGGCTACTGGTTCTTCGGTCGTCCGACCGTCGAGGAACTCCGGCAGGACCTGCGCGCCGTCACCAGGAAATGCCGGCCGGACTGGGACATCACGACAGCCGAGCTGAAGGCGGCGTGGCAGCAGGGCCGCAAAGAGCGGTTCTATCCGTACGGCAAGACGTACGCTCAAACCCTCCGCGACGAGCGTCGAGGCGGATAA
- a CDS encoding MOSC and FAD-binding oxidoreductase domain-containing protein, whose protein sequence is MARLVSVNVGLPRDIVWQGKTVHTGIWKTPVEGPRMARRLNIDGDGQGDLNGHGGERRAVFVYQLDSYRYWQSHLGRDDFVYGQFGENFTVDGLPDAEVCIGDRYRIGGALFEVTQPRVTCYRLGIRMNEPEMAGLVVKHGRPGFYFRVLEEGQVQAGNEIIQVASGPERMSVSEIDALLYKPGHPRDRLERALRIPMLSVGWRRSLEALLTQARDGGTTTGNAGLNAAAGPPPAWRGFRPFRVSRKVRESGNVISLLLEPVDGQPIASALPGQFVVLRLEPAFAPALMRSYSLSGEPVASHYRVSIKREAHGAAGAFIDDKLQIGEIVQVSAARGDFTLRPGDTPVVLLSAGIGVTPVLAMLHALVAEASTREVWWLHGTRNGREHPFSEETRELLNSLPHHHSYVCYSSPAPNDRPGVDFDAAGRLNIQAFQKLDLPRNADFYICGPSMFMSDLTAGLAALGIAPDRIHTELFGAGPSITPGIAAAPRRQPHLPAGPAATGPMISFARSGLDVRWGSSFQSLLELAEACDVPVRFACRTGVCHTCESGLVAGTVGYRPDPVDAPAEGNVLICCAQPTGDVVIDL, encoded by the coding sequence ATGGCACGATTGGTTTCAGTCAATGTTGGTCTGCCGCGCGACATCGTTTGGCAGGGCAAAACGGTGCACACCGGCATTTGGAAAACGCCCGTCGAAGGGCCGCGGATGGCACGCCGTCTCAACATCGACGGTGACGGCCAGGGTGACTTGAATGGTCATGGCGGTGAACGTCGAGCGGTGTTTGTCTATCAGCTGGATTCCTATCGGTATTGGCAAAGCCATCTCGGACGAGATGACTTCGTTTACGGGCAATTCGGTGAGAATTTTACGGTCGATGGCCTGCCGGATGCGGAAGTTTGCATTGGCGATCGTTACCGGATCGGCGGCGCGCTATTCGAGGTGACGCAACCGCGCGTCACCTGCTACCGCCTCGGCATCCGCATGAACGAGCCCGAGATGGCCGGGCTTGTGGTCAAGCACGGCAGACCCGGCTTCTATTTCCGTGTGCTGGAGGAAGGGCAAGTACAGGCTGGCAACGAGATCATTCAGGTCGCTTCCGGCCCCGAGCGCATGAGCGTGTCCGAGATCGATGCACTGCTATACAAGCCGGGTCACCCCCGCGACCGGCTGGAGCGTGCGCTACGCATCCCGATGCTGAGCGTCGGATGGCGTCGGTCGCTCGAAGCGTTGCTCACACAGGCGCGCGACGGCGGTACGACGACCGGAAATGCGGGGCTCAACGCAGCAGCCGGACCACCGCCGGCCTGGCGTGGATTCCGCCCCTTCCGTGTCTCGCGCAAGGTGCGCGAGAGCGGCAACGTGATCTCGCTGCTGCTCGAACCCGTGGACGGACAGCCCATCGCGAGCGCCCTCCCCGGGCAGTTCGTCGTGCTGCGACTCGAGCCAGCGTTTGCGCCTGCGCTGATGCGCAGCTATTCACTGTCGGGTGAACCCGTTGCCTCGCACTATCGCGTCAGCATCAAGCGGGAAGCGCATGGTGCGGCCGGTGCCTTCATCGACGACAAGCTGCAGATCGGCGAGATCGTTCAGGTAAGCGCGGCGCGCGGCGACTTCACCCTGCGCCCCGGCGACACGCCTGTTGTCTTGCTGAGTGCCGGGATCGGCGTGACGCCGGTACTCGCGATGCTGCATGCACTGGTGGCCGAGGCGTCGACGCGGGAAGTCTGGTGGCTGCACGGAACGCGTAACGGCCGCGAGCATCCCTTCTCCGAAGAGACGCGTGAGCTGCTCAATTCGCTTCCTCACCACCATAGCTATGTTTGTTACAGCTCGCCCGCCCCAAACGATCGACCTGGTGTCGATTTCGACGCTGCGGGGCGCCTCAACATCCAGGCATTCCAGAAACTTGACCTGCCGCGCAATGCTGATTTTTACATTTGCGGCCCGTCGATGTTCATGAGCGACTTGACTGCCGGCCTTGCCGCACTGGGCATCGCACCGGATCGCATCCACACCGAGCTTTTCGGCGCCGGTCCATCAATTACGCCAGGAATTGCGGCCGCGCCGCGGCGGCAGCCACATCTGCCGGCAGGGCCCGCCGCAACGGGACCGATGATTTCGTTTGCCCGTAGCGGCCTCGATGTGCGCTGGGGGTCATCGTTCCAGAGCCTGCTCGAGCTGGCCGAGGCTTGCGACGTGCCCGTGCGGTTTGCGTGTCGAACCGGCGTTTGCCACACCTGCGAGAGTGGACTTGTGGCGGGAACGGTCGGTTATCGGCCGGACCCGGTCGATGCGCCGGCAGAGGGCAACGTGCTGATTTGCTGTGCTCAGCCGACAGGCGACGTTGTAATCGATTTGTGA
- a CDS encoding alpha/beta fold hydrolase gives MSNEINHDRRRLVGAAALTFVTSQFALSGAAEAQLSKAKPANLGPVKPGTHTSFAPLKQIDAGVLSVGYAEAGPAQGPVVILLHGWPYDIYSFVDVAPLLAAEGYRVIIPFLRGHGTTNFLSDATLRNGQPLAIATDIIALMDALNIQRATLAGFDWGARTADIMAALWPQRCQALVSVSGYLIGSQEAGKKPLPPKAELQWWYQFYFATERGRAGYEMYRREFSKLIWQLASPKWNFDDATFERTAKAFDNPNHVAIVIHNYRWRQGLAEGEAKYDALEKQLAEAPVIGVPTITMEGDANGAPHPEPAAYAKKFTGKYAHRTIKGGIGHNLPQEAPGAFAEAIIDVVADS, from the coding sequence ATGTCCAATGAAATCAACCACGATCGCCGCCGCCTGGTCGGCGCTGCAGCCTTGACCTTCGTCACCAGCCAGTTCGCGCTCAGCGGCGCAGCCGAAGCCCAACTATCAAAAGCGAAGCCGGCGAACCTGGGGCCGGTCAAGCCGGGCACGCACACGTCGTTCGCGCCACTGAAGCAGATCGACGCCGGCGTGCTCAGTGTCGGCTATGCCGAAGCCGGCCCGGCGCAAGGACCTGTGGTGATCCTGCTGCATGGATGGCCGTATGACATCTATAGCTTCGTCGACGTCGCTCCGCTGCTCGCAGCGGAAGGCTACCGCGTCATCATTCCCTTCCTGCGCGGCCACGGCACCACCAACTTTCTTTCCGATGCTACTCTTCGTAACGGACAACCACTGGCGATCGCAACCGACATCATCGCGCTGATGGATGCCCTCAATATCCAGAGGGCGACCCTTGCCGGATTCGATTGGGGCGCCCGAACCGCCGACATCATGGCGGCGCTTTGGCCGCAGCGATGCCAGGCGCTGGTCTCGGTGAGCGGATATCTGATCGGCAGCCAGGAGGCCGGCAAGAAGCCGCTGCCGCCGAAAGCCGAACTGCAATGGTGGTATCAGTTCTATTTCGCGACCGAGCGTGGCCGGGCCGGCTACGAGATGTATCGCCGCGAGTTTTCCAAACTGATCTGGCAGCTCGCTTCACCGAAATGGAATTTTGACGACGCCACTTTCGAGCGCACCGCAAAAGCCTTCGACAATCCGAATCATGTCGCGATCGTGATTCACAATTATCGCTGGCGGCAAGGCCTTGCCGAAGGGGAAGCAAAATACGACGCGCTTGAGAAGCAACTTGCCGAGGCTCCGGTCATCGGTGTTCCCACCATCACCATGGAGGGCGACGCCAACGGCGCACCGCATCCCGAGCCCGCGGCCTACGCCAAGAAGTTCACCGGCAAGTACGCGCATCGGACCATCAAGGGCGGCATCGGGCACAACCTGCCGCAAGAAGCGCCCGGCGCGTTCGCGGAGGCTATCATCGACGTCGTCGCCGACAGCTGA